A stretch of the Rhea pennata isolate bPtePen1 chromosome 39, bPtePen1.pri, whole genome shotgun sequence genome encodes the following:
- the LOC134153109 gene encoding mucin-3A-like, whose protein sequence is MKPGCCCFLLVLFLGPSKATAGGGICRPAASCENGGTAVAGGCVCPPGFNGTSCELRDPSKACQNGGTAVGTKCYCPPGFKGALCQLEDPAGACKNGAEAFGTACVCPPGYQGPTCQDEELPSSCLNGGTLSGSGCRCPPTFWGPRCECKYPDGLSVPTTTTAWRQNVTAGKNDTVEVSQHPPNGTHLTTTPRPISQPNSTAEVSQHPPNGTHLTTTPRPISQPNSTAEVSQHPPNGTHLTTTPRPISQPNSTAEVSQHPPNGTHLTTTPRPISQPNHTVEVSQHPLNGTHLTTTPRPISQPNHTVEVSQHPLNGTHLTTTPRPISQPNHTVEVPHDPPNSTHLTMTPRPISKPNATANASQATPVGTVTGNASISVASTPAPNTTKVPVSLGSTTSHPLSSFCHYFLPWHLNGSSPKLVVCRNGGVANLSECLCPPGFSGPSCETVDDADRCHNGSTAVGNRCICPPGLSGPRCDAYDRATACQNGATAVGTECYCPSGYYGPRCEVYNASATETPATHPDAGRPKSAPEDPGDATKSTASTRRSTTTSEATARSTTTAKSTETTTTTTTTTTTAPTTADPCQNGGSWTGTGCLCSHNIDGSHCQFAASTINITAELGPSATLMARVTNRLFSEALRNSSSAAYRSFAEEFGRTMDRIYQNVSGYHGIRILNLTNGSVVVTYEVLLHPPSGTNPDTGLDRESRELLETLKSAARPQNCSLGARELCFNASSSEVTLAEEPKLNATELCRKYTPANFSRFYYPYRTRYSLLCVTNCTLNVPGTIDCNGGLCRVTLEGPRCFCPDVPWYLTAGDRCQTHISKLGLGLGVGLGLGLTILVLLILCLILTTCLAQGKTKSRSHSTGIYHVNGRG, encoded by the exons ATGAagccgggctgctgctgcttcctcctcgTCCTCTTCCTCGGCCCCTCGAAGGCTACGGCAG ggggggggatcTGCCGTCCCGCAGCCTCCTGCGAGAACGGCGGCACGGCGGTGGCCGGAGGTTGCGTTTGCCCGCCCGGCTTCAACGGCACCAGCTGCGAGCTCCGGGATCCCTCCAAAGCGTGCCAGAACGGGGGCACCGCCGTGGGCACCAAGTGCTACTGCCCGCCGGGCTTCAAGGGAGCCTTGTGCCAGCTGGAGGACCCGGCCGGCGCCTGCAAGAACGGGGCCGAGGCCTTCGGGACGGCGTGCGTGTGCCCGCCGGGCTACCAGGGACCCACCTGCCAGGACGAGGAGCTGCCCAGCTCGTGTCTCAACGGCGGCACCCTCTCGGGGTCGGGGTGCCGCTGCCCCCCGACCTTCTGGGGACCTCGGTGCGAGTGCAAGTACCCAGACGGGCTGTCGGTGCCCACCACGACCACGGCCTGGAGGCAGAACGTCACCGCCGGTAAAAATGACACAGTGGAGGTGTCCCAGCACCCGCCGAATGGCACCCACCTCACCACGACGCCCAGACCCATCTCCCAGCCCAACAGCACGGCGGAGGTGTCCCAGCACCCACCGAATGGCACCCACCTCACCACGACGCCCAGACCCATCTCCCAGCCCAACAGCACGGCGGAGGTGTCCCAGCACCCACCGAATGGCACCCACCTCACCACGACGCCCAGACCCATCTCCCAGCCCAACAGCACGGCGGAGGTGTCCCAGCACCCACCGAATGGCACCCACCTCACCACGACGCCCAGACCCATCTCCCAGCCCAACCACACTGTGGAGGTGTCCCAGCACCCACTGAATGGCACCCACCTCACCACGACGCCCAGACCCATCTCCCAGCCCAACCACACTGTGGAGGTGTCCCAGCACCCACTGAATGGCACCCACCTCACCACGACGCCCAGACCCATCTCCCAGCCCAACCACACTGTGGAGGTGCCCCACGACCCACCAAATAGCACCCACCTCACCATGACGCCCAGACCCATCTCCAAGCCCAACGCCACAGCGAACGCGTCCCAGGCCACTCCAGTTGGCACAGTAACTGGCAATGCCAGTATCTCAGTGGCATCTACCCCGGCTCCCAACACCACGAAGGTGCCCGTCTCACTCGGGAGCACGACCAGCCACCCCCTCAGCAGCTTCTGCCATTACTTCCTGCCCTGGCATCTGAACGGGTCCAGTCCCAAACTAG TCGTCTGCCGCAACGGCGGCGTTGCCAACCTAAGCGAGTGCCTCTGCCCGCCCGGCTTCTCCGGCCCCTCTTGCGAGACCGTGGATGACGCCGACCGGTGCCACAACGGCAGCACGGCTGTGGGCAACAGGTGCATCTGCCCGCCGGGGCTGTCCGGGCCTCGCTGCGACGCCTACGACCGCGCCACGGCCTGCCAGAACGGAGCCACGGCTGTGGGCACCGAGTGCTACTGCCCCAGCGGCTACTACGGCCCCCGGTGCGAGGTCTACAACGCGAGCGCCACCGAGACCCCAGCCACCCACCCCGATGCCGGCAGGCCCAAGTCCGCCCCCGAAGACCCCGGTGATGCCACCAAGAGCACCGCTTCAACCAGGCGCTCCACCACGACATCCGAGGCAACTGCTAGGAGCACGACCACTGCGAAGAGCACCgagaccaccaccaccaccaccaccaccaccaccacggctCCTACGACCGCAG ATCCCTGCCAAAACGGGGGTTCCTGGACAGGGACCGGTTGTCTCTGCTCCCACAACATAGACGGGTCCCACTGCCAGTTTGCAGCATCAACCATCAACATCACCGCAG AGCTGGGCCCCTCGGCGACGCTGATGGCACGCGTCACCAACCGGCTCTTCTCCGAAGCTCTGAGGAACTCCTCGTCCGCGGCCTACCGCAGCTTCGCGGAAGAGTTCGGACGGACG ATGGACCGCATCTACCAGAACGTCTCCGGCTACCACGGTATCAGGATCCTGAACCTCAC GAACGGCAGCGTCGTCGTCACCTACGAGGTCCTCCTGCACCCGCCGAGCGGAACCAACCCCGACACCGGCCTCGACCGCGAGTCCCGGGAGCTGCTGGAGACGCTGAAGTCCGCGGCTCGGCCCCAAAACTGCAGCCTCGGCGCGA GAGAGCTCTGCTTCAACGCTTCCTCGTCCGAGGTGACCCTCGCCGAGGAGCCGAAGCTCAACGCGACGG agctctgcagaaagtACACGCCGGCCAACTTCAGCCGGTTTTACTACCCCTACCGGACGCGGTACAGTCTCCTCTGCGTCACCAACTGCACCCTCAACGTCCCCGGCACCATCGACTGCAACGGCGGGCTCTGCCGGGTGACGCTGGAGGGACCTCGCTGCTT CTGCCCGGACGTGCCTTGGTACCTGACGGCCGGAGACCGCTGCCAGACCCACATCAgcaagctggggctggggctgggtgtggggctggggctggggttGACCATCCTGGTGCTGCTCATCCTCTGCCTCATCCTCACCACCTGCTTGGCCCAAGGCAAGACAAAATCCAGATCCCACAGCACCGGCATCTACCACGTCAACGGCCGAGGTTAG